One Dictyoglomus thermophilum H-6-12 DNA window includes the following coding sequences:
- a CDS encoding HD domain-containing phosphohydrolase, with amino-acid sequence MREFFENLNGGIFIINSQGLILECDLNFELKSGYKGEEIKNKYIYEIFEDFSSWRKLDWGYETYLTKKNGEKIKVFVRVLPFSDYDFRVVAVYDGFFLTYIYENYSSFISQSPFPIVEVDLSDLFNYFRTLKKIAGDEINRYFEIYPEVIYEIIEKIKVTRINESFLKTYTYEGFNFNNFKENIFNFFTEESLNILKDTLIKVYKGDLNLNFEIEVIDPTGKIRFINTYIYPIGKERVLIYVLDKTKERELEADLRKSLNKITSLYNQVINALSSIMEYKDSYTSYHQKRVAELSQAIAIELGLPKDKVDAIRIGALLHDIGKIAVPGEILNKPGKLNNIEMEIVRTHPLIGYNMLKNIDFPSEVLHAVLQHHERLDGSGYPEGLKNGEISLSSKIVAVADVVEAMSSHRPYRPPLGIEKALEEIEMNKGIRYDPNIVDICVRLFREKGFKFSL; translated from the coding sequence ATGAGAGAATTTTTTGAAAATCTAAATGGTGGTATTTTTATTATAAACTCTCAGGGATTAATCTTGGAGTGCGATCTAAATTTTGAGCTGAAGTCAGGATATAAAGGAGAAGAAATTAAAAATAAATATATATATGAAATCTTTGAGGATTTTAGCTCTTGGAGGAAGTTAGATTGGGGTTATGAAACCTATTTAACAAAGAAGAATGGAGAAAAAATAAAGGTATTTGTAAGGGTTTTACCCTTTTCAGATTATGATTTTAGAGTGGTAGCTGTTTATGATGGATTCTTTTTAACCTATATTTATGAAAATTACTCTTCTTTTATATCTCAAAGCCCATTTCCTATAGTTGAGGTAGATCTTTCAGATCTATTTAATTATTTTAGAACCTTAAAGAAGATTGCAGGAGACGAGATTAATAGATATTTTGAGATTTATCCTGAGGTTATTTATGAGATTATAGAAAAAATAAAAGTTACTCGCATAAATGAGAGTTTCTTGAAAACTTACACTTATGAAGGATTTAATTTTAATAATTTTAAAGAGAATATATTTAATTTTTTTACAGAAGAAAGTTTAAACATTCTTAAGGATACGCTTATAAAGGTTTACAAGGGGGATTTAAATCTAAATTTTGAGATTGAAGTTATTGATCCTACTGGGAAGATAAGATTTATAAATACTTATATTTATCCTATTGGAAAAGAAAGGGTTTTGATATATGTTCTTGATAAGACTAAGGAAAGAGAATTGGAAGCGGATTTAAGGAAAAGTCTTAATAAGATTACTTCTTTGTATAATCAAGTGATTAATGCTCTTTCCTCAATAATGGAGTATAAAGATTCTTACACTTCTTATCATCAAAAGAGGGTTGCAGAACTTTCTCAGGCTATTGCGATAGAGTTGGGATTGCCTAAGGATAAGGTTGATGCTATTAGGATAGGGGCTCTGCTTCATGATATTGGAAAGATTGCAGTTCCAGGAGAAATCTTAAATAAGCCAGGGAAACTAAACAATATTGAAATGGAGATAGTGAGGACTCATCCATTGATAGGGTATAACATGCTTAAAAATATAGATTTTCCTTCAGAAGTGCTTCATGCTGTACTTCAACATCATGAAAGACTCGATGGGTCAGGGTATCCTGAGGGATTAAAAAATGGGGAGATAAGCCTTTCTTCTAAGATTGTAGCTGTAGCAGATGTGGTTGAAGCAATGTCGTCTCATAGACCTTATAGGCCTCCTCTTGGAATTGAGAAGGCTTTAGAGGAGATAGAAATGAATAAGGGAATAAGATACGATCCTAATATAGTTGATATTTGTGTAAGACTTTTTAGAGAGAAGGGATTTAAATTTTCACTATAG
- the metG gene encoding methionine--tRNA ligase, with amino-acid sequence MRNKFYITTPIYYSNSEPHIGTVYTTIVADTFARFYRLKDYDVFFLTGLDEHGQKLARTAQEKGYMPQEYVDMMAQKFLETWKKIGITNDDFIRTTQKRHEEVVQKVFQKLYDEGYLYKGSYAGWYCTPCETFWQKEDLHDGNCPSCGRPVEWLEEETYYFKLSAFAEPLLKYIEEHPEFVYPETRRNEVISFIKSGLKDISATRTTVKWGVPVPFDPKHTVYVWFDALVNYISALGYLTNDDTKFKRYWPADIHLIGKDILRFHAIIWPAILMALNIPLPKTVLAHGFWTIKGGKISKSKGNRVDPHELINLYGVDALRYFLLREVPLGLDGEYSDEAFHRRYHSDLANDLGNLVNRVLTVAEKYTEGKVPEPKEFKEEDTYLLQKGEDVANKVEEAMANFNPANALTQIWEVIQEANRYIDQQAPWNLASSGDNDRLNTVIYTLLETLRKISIMLYAFIPNTAEEIQRQLGYKDVQFAWDLIKDVKIPVGQKLNKGKILFPRVERKEEKEVAEEKKEEPKITIEEFKKIDLRIARVISARKVENSDKLLLLEIDLGDEKRQIVAGIAEYYKPEELIGKEIVVVYNLQPAKIRGYESQGMLLAAKDNKGRLAILTPEKEVDPGSKVS; translated from the coding sequence GTGAGGAACAAATTCTACATTACAACTCCCATATATTACTCAAACTCTGAACCCCACATAGGTACTGTTTACACCACTATAGTTGCGGATACCTTTGCTCGTTTCTATAGACTTAAAGATTATGATGTATTCTTCCTCACAGGCCTTGATGAACACGGGCAAAAATTAGCAAGAACAGCTCAAGAAAAAGGTTATATGCCTCAAGAATATGTAGACATGATGGCACAGAAATTTTTAGAAACTTGGAAAAAAATTGGCATAACCAATGATGACTTTATAAGAACTACTCAAAAAAGACATGAAGAGGTGGTACAAAAAGTCTTTCAAAAATTATACGATGAAGGATATCTATATAAGGGAAGCTATGCGGGTTGGTACTGTACTCCATGTGAAACTTTTTGGCAAAAGGAAGACCTTCATGATGGAAATTGCCCATCCTGTGGAAGACCTGTAGAATGGCTCGAAGAAGAAACTTATTATTTTAAGCTTTCTGCCTTTGCAGAGCCACTATTGAAATATATCGAAGAGCATCCCGAATTTGTATACCCTGAAACAAGAAGAAATGAGGTTATAAGCTTCATAAAAAGCGGTTTAAAAGATATAAGTGCCACAAGAACCACTGTAAAATGGGGTGTTCCCGTTCCCTTTGATCCAAAGCATACCGTATATGTATGGTTTGATGCTTTAGTAAACTATATAAGTGCCTTAGGATATTTAACCAATGACGACACAAAATTCAAAAGATATTGGCCTGCAGATATTCATCTCATAGGAAAAGACATACTTAGATTCCACGCAATTATATGGCCTGCTATACTTATGGCTTTAAACATTCCACTGCCCAAGACAGTGCTTGCCCACGGATTCTGGACTATAAAAGGTGGTAAGATATCTAAATCAAAAGGGAATAGAGTGGATCCTCATGAATTGATAAACCTTTATGGAGTAGACGCTCTTAGGTATTTCCTACTGAGAGAAGTACCCTTAGGACTTGATGGAGAGTACAGCGATGAGGCCTTCCATAGAAGATATCACTCTGATCTTGCCAACGATTTAGGAAACTTAGTAAACAGAGTTCTTACAGTAGCCGAAAAATACACTGAAGGAAAAGTACCAGAGCCAAAAGAATTTAAAGAAGAAGATACTTACTTACTTCAAAAGGGTGAAGATGTGGCTAATAAAGTAGAAGAGGCAATGGCAAATTTCAATCCTGCCAATGCTTTAACACAAATATGGGAAGTAATTCAAGAAGCAAACAGATACATAGATCAGCAAGCCCCTTGGAATTTAGCTTCTTCTGGTGATAACGACAGACTAAATACGGTTATCTATACCTTATTAGAGACCTTACGAAAAATTTCTATAATGCTTTATGCCTTTATACCTAACACTGCAGAAGAAATCCAGAGACAGTTAGGATACAAAGATGTACAATTTGCATGGGACCTAATTAAAGATGTTAAAATACCTGTAGGACAAAAATTAAATAAAGGTAAAATTTTATTCCCAAGAGTAGAAAGAAAGGAAGAAAAAGAGGTAGCTGAAGAGAAAAAAGAAGAACCTAAAATAACTATTGAAGAATTTAAGAAAATAGACTTAAGAATAGCAAGAGTTATTTCTGCAAGAAAGGTAGAAAATAGTGACAAACTATTACTTCTTGAGATTGATCTTGGAGACGAAAAGAGGCAAATTGTGGCTGGAATAGCAGAATACTATAAACCAGAAGAACTTATAGGTAAAGAAATAGTTGTCGTTTATAATTTACAACCTGCTAAAATAAGAGGCTATGAATCTCAAGGAATGCTTCTTGCTGCAAAAGATAACAAAGGAAGACTTGCTATTTTAACTCCTGAAAAAGAGGTAGATCCAGGATCGAAGGTGAGCTAA
- a CDS encoding iron ABC transporter substrate-binding protein, translated as MKRNVFVLRFILLLLFLILVSSFSFSQSKKSVTIVDLAGRKVEINLPVKRVVAIGPGALRIVSYIDQFNKIVGVENIEKRYTVGRTYNMAFFDIIEKLPIIGQGGPDTLPDPEKLISVNPDVIFVIQLLDKSGADKLYERTKVPVVVLNYGTLGTFDEDLFKSLEIIGKVLNKEARASAIITYIKNVRNSFALKTRYIQDKNKPSVYVGALGFKGARGIESTQGYFPIFTPLYIKNVADSLGKKGSIFIEKEMLLVWDPDIIFVDLGNLNLVRDDFKKNPNFYKALKAYRNRSIYGIYPYNNYNTNVDTAILDMFWVAKVVYPDKFKDLDIENKAQEIYTFFFGERGKKIYPEFVKTYGNLKEVNLEE; from the coding sequence ATGAAAAGGAATGTGTTTGTTCTTAGATTTATCTTATTATTACTGTTTTTAATTCTTGTTTCCTCCTTTTCCTTTTCTCAGTCAAAAAAGAGTGTTACTATAGTGGATCTTGCGGGTAGGAAAGTAGAGATCAATCTGCCAGTAAAAAGAGTTGTAGCTATTGGCCCTGGAGCTTTAAGGATTGTGAGTTATATAGATCAGTTTAATAAAATTGTAGGGGTAGAAAATATTGAGAAAAGATACACTGTTGGAAGGACTTATAATATGGCATTTTTCGATATTATAGAGAAGCTCCCTATAATTGGGCAAGGAGGTCCTGACACTTTACCTGATCCTGAGAAATTAATCTCGGTAAATCCTGATGTGATTTTTGTTATTCAGCTTCTTGATAAAAGTGGAGCAGATAAGTTGTATGAAAGGACAAAAGTTCCTGTAGTGGTCTTGAATTACGGAACTCTTGGGACTTTTGATGAGGATCTTTTTAAGTCTTTAGAAATTATTGGAAAGGTACTGAACAAGGAGGCAAGAGCCTCTGCTATTATAACTTATATTAAAAACGTAAGAAATTCCTTTGCTTTGAAGACAAGATATATTCAAGATAAGAATAAGCCCTCCGTCTATGTTGGAGCCTTGGGGTTCAAAGGAGCAAGGGGTATAGAGAGTACTCAGGGATATTTTCCCATTTTTACTCCTCTTTACATAAAGAATGTGGCAGATTCTCTTGGTAAAAAGGGAAGTATATTTATAGAGAAGGAGATGTTATTGGTTTGGGATCCTGATATAATCTTTGTTGATCTTGGAAATCTCAACCTTGTTAGGGATGATTTTAAGAAAAATCCTAATTTTTATAAAGCTCTAAAAGCTTATAGGAATAGAAGTATATATGGGATATATCCATATAACAATTATAATACCAATGTTGATACTGCTATATTAGATATGTTTTGGGTGGCAAAGGTAGTTTATCCTGATAAATTTAAAGATTTGGACATAGAAAATAAAGCACAAGAAATTTATACCTTCTTCTTTGGAGAAAGAGGCAAGAAAATTTATCCAGAATTTGTAAAAACTTATGGAAATCTTAAAGAAGTAAATCTTGAAGAGTGA
- a CDS encoding YbaB/EbfC family nucleoid-associated protein: MKNPFEAMKQLKKLQEKMAKIEEELEQTLVEGTAGGGVVKIIMNAKEEIKEVKIDPEVVNKDEVDILEDLIAAALRDALTKAKEKSAEKMGSLADGLPLPPGLF, from the coding sequence GTGAAAAATCCATTTGAGGCAATGAAACAACTTAAAAAACTTCAGGAAAAAATGGCAAAAATAGAGGAAGAATTAGAACAAACTTTAGTAGAAGGTACTGCAGGAGGGGGAGTAGTAAAAATAATAATGAATGCTAAAGAAGAGATAAAGGAGGTAAAAATAGACCCTGAGGTGGTAAATAAGGATGAAGTAGATATATTAGAGGACCTTATTGCAGCTGCATTAAGAGACGCCCTTACAAAAGCAAAAGAAAAATCAGCAGAAAAGATGGGAAGTCTCGCCGATGGACTTCCTTTACCACCTGGGCTCTTTTAG
- a CDS encoding response regulator — MQLSENDKDIIIVEDSPTQAEYLRKILQDHNLSSLVALSGEEALELLKNKTPKLIISDIIMPGIDGFELCKIVKSNEKWKDIIILLVTTLSHPQDIVKALEVGADGFVTKPFDSKYLIATIQYLISHRELKKLGYTETTLEVNIMGKNYTLRSTQIQILNLLLLSYEKAIENMEEIRKLKQEIERLNKELKKLYEKDKEYDFLIEGIPIPIIIIRDVKGEIIGANSSALSLFNMKREEIVNKNIFEILKTTTFNTTQLRETLTPSKEKRKTKISAILPSGESAELEIITTPIFYQGSPAFQLTIVKI; from the coding sequence ATGCAACTCTCCGAAAATGACAAAGACATAATAATAGTAGAAGACTCTCCTACTCAGGCAGAATATTTAAGAAAGATCTTGCAAGACCATAATCTTTCCTCTCTTGTAGCTCTTTCTGGAGAAGAGGCTTTAGAGCTTTTAAAAAATAAAACTCCTAAATTAATAATATCTGATATAATAATGCCTGGAATTGACGGGTTTGAACTTTGTAAAATCGTAAAAAGTAATGAAAAATGGAAAGATATAATCATATTATTAGTTACCACTTTATCTCATCCTCAAGATATAGTAAAAGCTTTAGAAGTTGGCGCTGATGGTTTTGTAACAAAACCTTTTGATTCCAAATATCTTATAGCTACAATTCAATATCTCATCTCTCATAGAGAGTTGAAAAAACTTGGTTATACAGAAACAACTTTAGAAGTAAATATTATGGGAAAGAATTATACTCTCAGATCGACCCAAATTCAAATATTAAACTTATTACTACTTTCCTATGAAAAAGCTATTGAGAATATGGAAGAAATTCGGAAATTAAAACAGGAAATTGAAAGATTAAATAAAGAACTAAAAAAATTATATGAGAAAGACAAAGAGTACGATTTTCTAATCGAGGGAATTCCTATACCTATTATCATAATAAGAGACGTAAAGGGAGAGATTATAGGAGCAAATTCATCCGCTTTATCTTTATTTAACATGAAAAGAGAGGAGATTGTTAATAAAAATATTTTTGAAATATTAAAAACTACGACTTTCAATACCACCCAACTTAGAGAAACTCTTACACCCTCAAAAGAGAAAAGAAAGACTAAAATTAGCGCAATTCTGCCCTCGGGAGAATCTGCAGAGCTTGAAATTATAACTACCCCAATCTTTTATCAAGGATCCCCTGCTTTCCAACTTACTATAGTGAAAATTTAA
- the recR gene encoding recombination mediator RecR: MAEKSIFEKLIDELTKIPGIGPKSAQRIAFYLLKQPQESVESLANTILKVKKEIKHCSICFNITEKDPCEICSNPERDKTTICVVAEPKDLWAIEKTSKFNGVYHVLGGLISPLDGVFPEDLRIKELIERVKKGEIKEVILATDSTPEGEATAMYIARLLMEYPVKVTRLAHGLPAGTELDFADEITLIHALEGRKELIL, from the coding sequence ATGGCAGAAAAAAGCATTTTTGAAAAGCTCATTGACGAGCTAACAAAGATCCCTGGAATTGGGCCTAAATCAGCCCAAAGAATTGCTTTTTACCTCTTAAAACAGCCACAGGAAAGTGTGGAAAGCCTTGCAAACACCATTTTAAAAGTAAAAAAAGAGATAAAACACTGTTCCATATGTTTTAACATTACTGAAAAAGACCCCTGTGAAATCTGTTCAAACCCAGAAAGAGATAAAACAACCATATGTGTAGTAGCAGAACCTAAAGATCTGTGGGCTATAGAAAAGACCTCTAAATTTAATGGGGTTTACCATGTCCTTGGAGGACTTATATCTCCATTAGATGGCGTATTTCCTGAAGATCTAAGAATAAAAGAGCTCATAGAGAGAGTTAAAAAAGGAGAGATAAAAGAAGTTATTCTTGCCACCGACTCTACCCCAGAAGGAGAAGCAACAGCCATGTATATTGCAAGGCTTCTTATGGAATATCCTGTAAAAGTCACTAGACTTGCTCACGGACTTCCTGCAGGTACAGAACTTGATTTTGCCGATGAGATAACCCTCATTCATGCATTGGAAGGAAGAAAGGAATTAATATTATAA
- a CDS encoding 4Fe-4S binding protein: MKLPGWKELVNIGPIVPAQTSKEYKTGDWRTFRPEIDYSKCTTCLFCWLFCPDSAVKFDGQKVYIDYDYCKGCGVCAAECPVKAITMKEEEK, from the coding sequence ATGAAATTACCAGGATGGAAAGAATTAGTAAATATAGGTCCTATTGTACCTGCACAAACTTCTAAAGAGTATAAAACGGGTGATTGGAGAACCTTCAGACCTGAAATTGATTATAGCAAGTGCACTACATGTCTGTTTTGCTGGCTCTTCTGCCCCGATTCTGCAGTAAAATTTGACGGACAAAAAGTCTACATTGATTATGATTACTGCAAAGGTTGTGGTGTTTGTGCAGCTGAATGTCCTGTCAAAGCAATAACTATGAAAGAAGAAGAAAAATAA
- a CDS encoding FecCD family ABC transporter permease — translation MEQGITIKKYKEYTAKKFLFIFLLIFLIIVFSIVALNIGSSGVNLLDFVKLLIGKGDDRLSLIVWQIRIPRVIGAILAGVGLGVAGCISQSVLRNPMASPFTLGISQGAALGVTLSVVLFRQTLPYLTSLFAFLGAMMTTLLIILISSKFKVTPEAMILTGVSLSSLFSALTTIIQYFADELKIATVVFWTFGDIGRVSLREIRIIFVVVVLGIFYFLLKRWDYNALESGAETAKSLGVNVERERIVSMLVTSLISAVITAGVGVIGFVGLISPHIVRRFVGNDYRFLIPASALFGGLLLLLADTLARTIISPIVLPVGAITSLLGAPFFLYLLSVRFRR, via the coding sequence ATGGAACAGGGAATTACTATAAAAAAGTATAAAGAATATACAGCAAAAAAGTTCTTGTTTATCTTTTTATTGATTTTTCTCATAATAGTTTTTTCTATCGTTGCTTTAAATATAGGGTCTTCAGGAGTTAATTTATTGGATTTTGTTAAACTTCTTATTGGAAAGGGCGATGATAGATTAAGTCTGATTGTATGGCAGATAAGGATTCCAAGGGTAATTGGAGCTATTTTGGCAGGTGTTGGCCTTGGAGTGGCGGGATGTATATCTCAGAGTGTTTTGAGGAATCCTATGGCCTCTCCCTTTACCTTAGGTATCTCTCAAGGGGCAGCTTTAGGAGTAACTTTATCTGTTGTATTGTTTAGGCAAACCCTTCCTTATTTAACTTCTCTTTTTGCCTTCTTAGGTGCTATGATGACTACTTTATTAATCATTCTTATTTCTTCAAAATTCAAGGTAACACCGGAAGCTATGATTCTTACTGGAGTTTCTCTTTCCTCACTTTTTTCGGCTTTAACCACTATTATTCAATATTTTGCCGATGAACTCAAGATTGCTACGGTTGTTTTTTGGACCTTTGGAGATATAGGAAGAGTTTCGTTAAGAGAGATAAGGATAATATTTGTTGTAGTAGTTTTAGGTATTTTCTATTTTCTTTTAAAAAGATGGGATTATAATGCATTAGAAAGTGGGGCCGAGACTGCAAAAAGTCTTGGAGTTAACGTGGAGAGAGAAAGAATTGTCTCTATGCTTGTAACCTCTCTAATTTCTGCAGTAATAACCGCTGGAGTTGGGGTTATAGGTTTTGTGGGACTTATTTCACCTCATATTGTGAGAAGATTTGTGGGGAATGATTATAGATTTCTTATCCCTGCCTCTGCTCTTTTCGGAGGCTTGCTTTTACTCTTAGCTGATACTTTAGCAAGAACCATAATCTCTCCTATAGTACTTCCTGTAGGAGCTATTACTTCTCTGCTTGGTGCTCCTTTCTTTCTTTATCTTCTATCTGTGAGGTTTAGGAGATGA
- a CDS encoding 2-oxoacid:acceptor oxidoreductase family protein → MKDMLEIRWHARAGQGAKTASYLLAETAMEAGKYIQAFPEYGPERTGAPMKAYTRISDKPIRIHSQIYNPDVVVVLDKTLIGKVNVLEGLPSDGIIIVNTTQPPEEIREQLGISDRKIYTVDATGIALETIGRPIPNTPMLGALIRVVPIISLDEVLNQFRKKFEGRFKPEVIEGNLQAIKRAYEEVKGE, encoded by the coding sequence ATGAAAGATATGCTAGAAATTCGATGGCATGCAAGGGCAGGGCAAGGAGCAAAAACAGCTTCTTATCTCCTTGCTGAAACAGCCATGGAGGCTGGAAAATATATCCAAGCATTCCCAGAGTACGGTCCAGAAAGAACAGGAGCACCCATGAAAGCATACACAAGAATAAGTGACAAGCCTATAAGAATTCATAGCCAGATATACAACCCTGATGTGGTAGTAGTTCTCGACAAGACCCTTATCGGAAAAGTCAACGTATTAGAGGGGCTTCCATCTGACGGAATAATCATTGTAAACACCACTCAGCCTCCCGAAGAAATAAGAGAACAGCTTGGAATCTCTGACCGAAAAATTTACACTGTAGATGCTACTGGTATAGCCTTAGAGACTATTGGAAGACCTATACCAAATACTCCTATGCTTGGAGCCTTAATTCGTGTAGTTCCAATAATAAGCTTAGATGAAGTTCTCAATCAGTTTAGAAAGAAATTTGAAGGAAGGTTTAAACCCGAAGTAATAGAGGGTAACCTTCAAGCAATAAAAAGAGCTTACGAGGAGGTAAAGGGAGAATGA
- the dnaX gene encoding DNA polymerase III subunit gamma/tau, with amino-acid sequence MPIALYRKWRPQTFEEVVGQEHIVITLQNSLRYNHIGHAYLFAGPRGTGKTTIARILAKALNCVQGPTPTPCLKCESCVEIAEGRSIDVIEIDAASNRGIDEIRDIREKARLLPVRDRYKVYIIDEVHMLTNEAFNALLKILEEPPEHVVFIMATTEPQKVPLTILSRCQRFDFRRLTRDEVIKQLAKIAEKEGAKISEGALRLIAIQSQGSMRDAISLLEQLLVYSDQEITEELARNLLGLPTYEFTYNFAKALGEYNILEGYSLLQQIFQMGKNPQQFAKELLQHFRNLLLLKADERIGNLLSLTQEEFEELMQETKLYTIKRLQDIIDQLLILENRLRDLTNAPLVMEMILLPLFMKEETAETQPISQPLTQAVSSSPKGEEKTEEKDKKEEIVTGKPNIDEIIDKWPQLLAKIKRRKISLEAMLREARIIEIDQDGKLILGLPKNFSFLKERLEERPNRLLIEEEFKKVYGFPIQVKFITIEDNPTLGNPEKENPKKEEKTLSTDDVKNMFKGKLIE; translated from the coding sequence ATGCCTATAGCCCTTTATAGAAAATGGAGACCACAAACCTTTGAGGAAGTTGTAGGGCAGGAACACATAGTAATTACCCTACAAAACAGCCTGAGATACAACCATATTGGCCACGCGTATCTTTTCGCAGGACCAAGAGGTACAGGAAAAACTACTATTGCAAGAATCCTTGCAAAAGCATTAAATTGTGTTCAAGGGCCTACCCCAACTCCGTGCCTAAAATGTGAGTCCTGTGTTGAGATTGCAGAAGGAAGAAGTATAGATGTGATTGAAATAGACGCTGCCTCAAACAGAGGAATAGACGAGATAAGAGATATTAGAGAGAAAGCAAGACTCCTTCCTGTAAGAGATAGATATAAAGTTTACATTATAGATGAAGTCCATATGCTAACCAACGAGGCCTTTAATGCCCTCCTAAAAATTCTTGAAGAGCCTCCAGAGCATGTAGTATTTATCATGGCAACTACAGAACCTCAAAAGGTTCCTTTAACCATTTTATCAAGATGCCAAAGATTTGATTTTAGAAGACTTACAAGGGATGAAGTAATAAAACAACTAGCAAAAATTGCAGAAAAAGAAGGAGCAAAAATATCCGAAGGTGCTTTAAGACTTATAGCCATACAATCCCAAGGCTCTATGAGAGATGCTATAAGCCTTTTAGAGCAACTGTTAGTCTATTCTGATCAGGAAATTACCGAAGAACTTGCCAGAAATCTTCTTGGCCTTCCTACTTATGAATTTACCTACAACTTTGCAAAAGCTCTTGGTGAATATAACATCCTTGAAGGATATAGCCTGCTTCAGCAAATCTTTCAAATGGGGAAAAACCCTCAGCAATTTGCAAAGGAGCTACTACAACACTTCAGAAACTTACTTCTATTAAAAGCTGATGAAAGAATAGGAAATCTTCTATCTCTAACCCAAGAAGAATTTGAAGAACTAATGCAAGAAACAAAATTATATACGATAAAAAGGCTTCAGGATATTATTGACCAACTTCTTATCCTTGAAAATAGGCTTAGAGACCTTACCAATGCACCTCTTGTTATGGAAATGATTCTCTTACCATTATTTATGAAAGAAGAAACTGCTGAAACTCAGCCAATCAGTCAGCCTTTAACTCAAGCAGTCTCTTCTTCACCTAAAGGCGAAGAAAAAACAGAAGAAAAGGATAAAAAAGAGGAAATTGTCACAGGAAAACCTAATATAGACGAGATTATTGACAAATGGCCCCAACTTCTTGCAAAGATTAAAAGAAGAAAAATCTCCTTAGAAGCCATGTTGAGAGAAGCAAGAATTATAGAAATAGATCAGGACGGTAAATTGATCCTTGGACTTCCTAAAAACTTCTCTTTTCTTAAAGAAAGGCTTGAGGAAAGGCCTAATAGACTATTAATTGAAGAAGAATTTAAAAAAGTATATGGTTTCCCTATACAAGTAAAATTTATAACTATTGAGGATAATCCAACCTTAGGTAATCCTGAAAAAGAAAATCCTAAAAAAGAAGAGAAGACATTATCCACTGATGACGTCAAAAATATGTTTAAGGGTAAATTAATAGAATAG